A portion of the Pedobacter cryoconitis genome contains these proteins:
- the lepB gene encoding signal peptidase I, with protein sequence MNWKFWQKNNTEPKKKKTKSREWFDAVVFAVIAATVIRVFFIEAYTIPTGSMEKSLLIGDFLFVSKVNYGARIPMTPVAFPFAHHTMPVTGTKAYYDGIQWKYRRLPGMQDIKRNDVVVFNFPDGDTVALEAQDRDYYDMVRAVGKQAIQNQYTIVSRPVDKRENYIKRCIGISGDILSMSNGLVTINGKAEPMKNTGQIDYMVKFKTSDVNFQVFEEMGFVIDRDISALSQDTYNFVGTPIMMDKVKKLDFVAAVNTRTAAPGAVEANVFPQDPNRKWNADNWGPIQIPKKGWTVKLDSVSMPLYQRAISTYEGNKVEKVAGGWLINGVKTDSYTFKMDYFWMMGDNRHNSLDSRYWGFVPEDHIVGKALFIWMSYDTNGSFFSKIRWGRLFNGIH encoded by the coding sequence ATGAATTGGAAGTTCTGGCAAAAGAATAATACTGAGCCGAAAAAGAAAAAGACCAAAAGCAGAGAATGGTTTGATGCCGTTGTTTTCGCTGTAATTGCCGCAACTGTTATCCGCGTATTTTTTATTGAAGCTTATACTATTCCTACGGGTTCCATGGAGAAGTCGCTGTTAATCGGCGATTTTTTATTTGTAAGTAAAGTGAATTACGGTGCAAGGATACCTATGACCCCGGTTGCTTTTCCTTTCGCACACCATACGATGCCTGTGACGGGAACAAAAGCTTATTATGATGGCATACAATGGAAATACCGCAGACTACCTGGAATGCAGGATATCAAAAGGAATGATGTCGTAGTTTTTAACTTTCCGGATGGTGATACTGTAGCATTAGAGGCTCAGGATAGAGATTATTATGACATGGTACGCGCAGTTGGTAAACAAGCGATTCAGAACCAATATACAATTGTCAGCAGACCAGTAGATAAAAGAGAGAATTATATCAAACGCTGTATTGGTATCAGTGGTGATATCTTAAGTATGTCAAATGGATTGGTTACGATCAATGGTAAAGCTGAACCCATGAAAAATACCGGACAAATCGACTATATGGTGAAGTTTAAAACCAGTGATGTCAATTTCCAGGTATTTGAAGAAATGGGCTTTGTGATTGACAGAGACATCAGTGCTTTATCTCAGGATACCTATAATTTTGTGGGTACACCTATAATGATGGATAAAGTAAAGAAACTTGATTTCGTTGCTGCTGTGAATACACGGACTGCGGCACCAGGAGCAGTTGAAGCGAATGTATTTCCACAAGATCCAAACAGAAAATGGAATGCTGATAACTGGGGCCCTATTCAGATTCCTAAAAAGGGATGGACTGTAAAGCTGGATAGCGTATCTATGCCTTTGTATCAGCGTGCAATTTCTACTTATGAAGGTAATAAAGTAGAGAAAGTTGCTGGTGGATGGTTAATTAATGGGGTGAAAACTGATAGTTATACTTTTAAAATGGATTACTTCTGGATGATGGGAGATAACAGGCATAATTCACTGGATTCAAGATATTGGGGATTTGTACCAGAAGATCATATTGTAGGAAAGGCTTTATTCATCTGGATGAGTTATGACACCAATGGTTCTTTCTTTAGTAAAATCAGATGGGGCCGTTTATTTAATGGTATTCATTAA
- a CDS encoding Ldh family oxidoreductase yields the protein MTFHTFTETRLRNFTKSVFLRMGCSATDADLATDVLLRSDLRGIDSHGVARLSGYIRLWEKERINATPNIRVVHETPTTATVDGDAGLGLVVAPFAMKIAMEKAALYGSGWVAVKNSNHFGIAGYHALLAVEKDMIGISMTNASPLVAPTYANERLLGTNPMCYAFPAGKYPPVVVDMATAAAANGKLEIAQRANQPIPDGWAQDQDGQGTTDPNALKNGGSLLPLGSDKDHGSHKGYGLSATVDILTAVLSGANYGPWVPPFVAFLEPSANPVGEGLGHFFGAMRIDGFRPAQDFKDHLDNWIERFQNAKTIDPAKRVIIPGEPEYAFEQERRIAGIPLVEPIVNDLNELADKLQISRL from the coding sequence ATGACCTTTCATACTTTTACAGAGACGCGTTTACGGAATTTTACCAAAAGCGTCTTTTTAAGAATGGGCTGTTCTGCCACAGATGCAGATCTCGCCACAGACGTATTGTTACGCTCTGATCTCAGAGGAATAGACTCTCATGGCGTAGCCCGGTTAAGCGGTTATATCCGCTTATGGGAGAAAGAAAGAATTAATGCAACCCCAAATATCAGGGTAGTACATGAAACGCCAACCACAGCCACTGTAGATGGCGATGCTGGCCTTGGCCTGGTAGTTGCTCCTTTCGCAATGAAAATAGCGATGGAAAAAGCTGCGCTATACGGTAGCGGATGGGTTGCAGTAAAGAACTCCAATCATTTCGGTATTGCCGGCTATCATGCTTTACTGGCTGTAGAAAAAGATATGATCGGTATTAGTATGACTAATGCAAGTCCATTGGTTGCTCCTACTTATGCCAATGAGAGGTTATTAGGGACAAATCCTATGTGTTACGCTTTTCCTGCTGGCAAATATCCTCCGGTAGTTGTTGATATGGCAACCGCAGCAGCTGCAAATGGAAAACTGGAAATTGCACAACGCGCAAACCAGCCAATTCCTGATGGCTGGGCACAAGATCAAGATGGTCAGGGAACAACAGATCCCAATGCACTGAAAAATGGTGGTTCTTTATTGCCACTGGGAAGTGATAAGGACCATGGTAGTCATAAAGGGTACGGTTTAAGTGCAACTGTTGATATTTTAACAGCAGTACTCTCAGGAGCTAATTATGGCCCGTGGGTGCCTCCTTTTGTAGCTTTTCTTGAACCTTCAGCAAATCCTGTAGGAGAAGGCTTAGGTCATTTCTTCGGCGCAATGCGCATAGATGGATTTCGTCCTGCACAAGATTTCAAGGATCACCTGGATAACTGGATCGAGCGCTTTCAAAATGCTAAAACCATCGATCCCGCCAAACGGGTAATTATTCCGGGAGAACCTGAATATGCATTTGAACAAGAGCGCAGGATAGCTGGAATTCCTTTAGTCGAACCAATTGTAAACGATCTGAACGAACTGGCAGATAAATTACAAATTAGCCGGTTATAA
- the bshC gene encoding bacillithiol biosynthesis cysteine-adding enzyme BshC produces the protein MQAKYISYQQTHAFSSIVLDYIDGKDNLESFYKHSPTLEGFKKAIGDRKYSGDRSLLVNSLHKQYQHLRPSALVLENINLLADDRTFTITTGHQLNIFTGPLYFIYKIVTAIKLAADLKQRFPDYNFVPVYWMATEDHDFEEINHVKVEDKMLTWKKNAAGATGRLTTADITEALVGYKGYLGISKNGTEFSQIVEKAYTSNKTLSDATRELVDTLFGKKGLVCVDADDATLKAQFSPIVYQDIVEQNSFAQINTSSAALEAKGYKPQVNPREINFFYMDNQLRERIVEENGEYKVLNTEISFTKETLKQEIDNHPERFSPNVVMRPVYQELILPNLAYIGGGAEVTYWLQLKANFDFYKIPYPILILRNSALVIDDRSARKMQILDISPITLFDSDEQLKNQWIKAHVGDSLCLDDEQRAIRAVFDQIKLNSYKIDKTLSMSAEAAKTKALKLVTNLEKKLLRAEKRKHTTSLQQIDTLKNKLFPSGVLQERVLNIAPMYVLYGEDFIEGLLAAFKPLDYKFTVLYA, from the coding sequence ATGCAGGCCAAGTACATCTCTTATCAGCAAACACACGCTTTTTCATCCATTGTATTGGATTACATAGATGGAAAGGATAATCTGGAGTCTTTTTATAAGCACTCCCCTACTTTAGAAGGTTTTAAAAAAGCAATCGGGGACCGGAAATATTCTGGTGACCGCAGCTTATTAGTAAACAGCCTGCACAAGCAGTATCAGCATTTACGGCCTTCTGCTTTAGTTCTTGAAAATATCAACTTATTAGCTGATGACCGTACGTTTACCATAACCACAGGTCATCAGCTAAATATTTTTACAGGCCCCCTTTATTTTATCTATAAAATCGTTACTGCGATTAAACTGGCGGCGGACCTCAAACAACGTTTTCCTGATTATAACTTTGTGCCTGTCTACTGGATGGCTACAGAGGATCATGATTTTGAAGAAATCAATCATGTGAAAGTAGAGGATAAAATGCTGACCTGGAAAAAAAACGCTGCTGGTGCTACCGGCAGATTAACGACTGCTGATATTACGGAAGCACTTGTTGGCTACAAAGGCTATCTGGGTATTAGTAAAAACGGTACTGAATTTTCACAAATAGTTGAAAAGGCCTATACTTCCAATAAAACGCTTTCTGATGCGACACGCGAACTCGTAGATACCTTATTTGGTAAAAAAGGCTTAGTTTGTGTGGATGCGGATGATGCCACATTAAAAGCGCAGTTTTCACCAATTGTCTACCAGGATATTGTTGAGCAAAACAGTTTTGCACAGATTAATACAAGCAGTGCGGCTTTAGAAGCAAAGGGTTATAAACCCCAGGTGAATCCAAGAGAGATCAATTTCTTTTATATGGACAACCAGCTTCGTGAACGTATTGTAGAAGAAAATGGCGAATATAAGGTCCTGAACACCGAAATCAGTTTCACAAAAGAAACTTTAAAGCAAGAAATAGACAACCATCCTGAGCGTTTTAGTCCCAATGTAGTCATGCGTCCGGTTTACCAGGAATTAATTCTGCCTAACCTTGCTTATATTGGTGGTGGAGCTGAAGTGACGTATTGGTTACAATTAAAAGCGAATTTTGATTTCTATAAAATCCCTTATCCTATCCTGATCCTAAGAAATTCAGCGTTAGTTATAGACGATAGAAGTGCCAGAAAAATGCAAATCCTGGATATCAGTCCGATCACTTTATTTGATAGTGACGAGCAATTGAAAAACCAGTGGATCAAAGCACATGTTGGTGACTCTCTTTGTCTGGACGATGAGCAACGTGCCATAAGAGCTGTTTTTGATCAGATTAAGTTAAACTCCTATAAAATAGATAAAACGCTTTCTATGTCTGCCGAAGCTGCTAAAACAAAAGCTTTAAAACTGGTCACTAACCTGGAAAAAAAACTTTTGAGAGCTGAAAAGCGAAAGCACACTACCTCTTTACAGCAAATTGATACCCTAAAAAATAAATTATTTCCATCAGGCGTACTGCAGGAACGTGTACTGAATATTGCACCGATGTATGTTCTTTACGGAGAAGATTTTATTGAGGGTTTATTAGCTGCATTCAAACCGCTCGATTATAAATTTACGGTTTTATACGCTTAA
- the rimO gene encoding 30S ribosomal protein S12 methylthiotransferase RimO, whose product MNTKTTSKIIPVKKPKINVITLGCSKNIYDSEVLMGQLRGNSLNVVHEANDINKDDIIVINTCGFIDNAKQESIDTILQYSQLKEEGKISKVIVTGCLSERYKPELESEIKNVDAFFGTNDLQNILHSLGANYKHELIGERLLTTPSHFAYFKIAEGCNRPCSFCAIPLMRGKHVSTEMEALVKEAKILAANGTKELILIAQDLTYYGLDIYGKRNLDELLRRLSDINGIEWIRLQYAYPSGFPMEILDAMNERENICKYLDMPLQHITDNMLKSMRRGITKQKTIDIVNQIRDKVPGIAMRTTLICGYPGETEQDFEEMLRWVEDTRFDRLGCFTYSHEEKTHAHNLVDDVPDEVKQERVDAIMELQQGISYEINQDKVGQIYKVLVDRKEGDFFIGRTEFDSPEVDNEVLIDANTGYAANGSFVNVAIDRAEDFDLYGQIVK is encoded by the coding sequence ATGAATACGAAAACGACTTCTAAAATTATCCCTGTTAAGAAACCAAAAATTAACGTAATTACACTGGGTTGTTCCAAAAACATTTACGATTCTGAGGTTTTGATGGGACAATTAAGAGGGAATAGCTTAAATGTAGTGCATGAAGCTAATGACATCAATAAGGATGATATCATTGTCATCAATACCTGCGGCTTCATTGACAATGCAAAACAGGAGTCTATTGATACTATTCTTCAATACAGTCAGTTAAAAGAAGAAGGCAAAATCAGTAAAGTAATTGTAACGGGATGTCTTTCTGAACGCTATAAGCCTGAACTGGAATCAGAAATAAAAAACGTTGATGCCTTTTTCGGTACTAACGATCTGCAAAATATATTACACTCATTAGGTGCAAATTATAAGCATGAATTGATTGGAGAACGTTTATTAACCACACCTTCACATTTTGCTTATTTTAAAATTGCAGAAGGCTGTAACCGTCCCTGCTCTTTTTGCGCGATTCCTTTGATGCGTGGTAAACATGTATCGACTGAAATGGAAGCTTTAGTCAAAGAGGCAAAAATATTAGCTGCTAACGGAACTAAAGAATTAATACTGATTGCTCAGGATTTAACGTATTACGGTTTGGACATCTACGGTAAACGTAATCTGGACGAATTGTTAAGACGTCTTTCTGATATTAATGGTATCGAATGGATCAGGTTACAATATGCTTATCCTTCAGGATTCCCAATGGAAATCCTGGATGCAATGAACGAAAGAGAAAACATCTGTAAATATCTGGATATGCCTTTACAGCACATCACTGATAATATGCTAAAGTCTATGCGCCGTGGAATCACGAAACAAAAGACTATTGATATCGTTAACCAGATCAGGGATAAAGTTCCTGGAATTGCGATGCGTACCACACTGATTTGCGGTTACCCTGGTGAAACTGAACAGGATTTTGAAGAAATGTTACGTTGGGTAGAAGATACCCGTTTCGACAGGTTAGGTTGTTTTACTTATTCTCATGAAGAAAAAACGCATGCACATAATTTAGTCGATGATGTACCTGATGAGGTAAAACAAGAACGTGTTGATGCGATCATGGAATTACAACAAGGAATTTCTTATGAAATCAACCAGGATAAAGTAGGTCAGATTTACAAAGTCCTGGTAGATCGTAAAGAGGGTGATTTCTTTATCGGACGTACTGAATTTGACTCTCCTGAAGTTGATAATGAGGTTTTAATCGATGCTAACACGGGTTATGCTGCAAATGGCAGCTTCGTAAATGTCGCAATTGACCGTGCTGAGGATTTTGATCTATATGGACAGATTGTAAAATAA
- the ftsY gene encoding signal recognition particle-docking protein FtsY, translated as MGLFDFFKKKETAPEAQEVLNKGLEKTKNGFLNKITKAVAGKSTVDDDVLDNLEEVLVTSDVGVTTTLKIIDRIQDRVAKDKYLSTSELNLILRDEIQLLLAENNSNDFRNFEYGDHKPYVIMVVGVNGVGKTTTIGKLAHKLKAEGLKVVLGAADTFRAAAVEQIKLWGERIDVRVVAQAMGSDPASVAFDTIQSAVANGEDVVIIDTAGRLHNKIGLMNELGKIKKVMEKVIPNAPHEILLVLDGSTGQNAFEQCKQFTEATDVNALAITKLDGTAKGGVVIGISDQFKIPVKYIGVGEGVNDLQLFDKKAFVDGLFK; from the coding sequence ATGGGACTATTCGATTTTTTCAAGAAAAAGGAAACTGCTCCTGAAGCTCAGGAAGTATTAAATAAAGGTTTAGAGAAAACTAAAAACGGGTTCCTTAACAAAATCACGAAAGCTGTTGCCGGAAAATCAACAGTTGATGATGATGTACTGGATAATCTGGAGGAAGTACTGGTTACTTCTGATGTTGGTGTAACTACTACCTTAAAAATCATTGACCGGATTCAGGACAGGGTGGCAAAAGACAAATATCTGTCCACCTCAGAATTGAATCTGATCCTCCGCGATGAAATCCAGCTTTTACTGGCTGAAAATAACAGCAATGATTTCCGTAATTTCGAGTACGGTGATCATAAACCTTATGTAATCATGGTAGTTGGTGTGAATGGTGTGGGTAAAACTACCACCATTGGCAAGCTTGCCCATAAACTTAAAGCTGAAGGGCTGAAAGTGGTATTGGGTGCTGCAGATACTTTCAGGGCTGCAGCTGTTGAACAGATTAAATTATGGGGCGAACGCATTGATGTAAGAGTAGTAGCCCAGGCAATGGGTTCTGATCCGGCGTCTGTTGCATTTGACACCATACAATCTGCCGTTGCTAACGGAGAAGATGTAGTGATCATTGACACAGCCGGAAGGTTACATAACAAAATCGGGCTGATGAACGAACTGGGAAAAATCAAAAAAGTGATGGAGAAGGTAATCCCTAATGCACCACATGAGATTTTACTGGTACTTGACGGCTCAACCGGACAGAATGCATTTGAGCAATGTAAACAGTTTACAGAAGCTACAGATGTAAATGCACTGGCAATTACTAAACTGGATGGCACAGCCAAAGGTGGTGTAGTCATTGGTATTTCTGATCAGTTTAAAATCCCTGTTAAATACATTGGGGTTGGCGAAGGTGTGAATGACCTTCAATTATTTGATAAAAAAGCTTTTGTTGACGGCCTGTTTAAATAA
- a CDS encoding DUF4295 domain-containing protein translates to MAKKVVATLKTGKGKEYSKVITMTKSPKSGAYSFKEVIVHNDHVKDAIAGQGK, encoded by the coding sequence ATGGCAAAAAAGGTAGTTGCAACCCTTAAAACGGGTAAAGGTAAAGAATATTCAAAAGTTATTACGATGACTAAATCACCAAAATCTGGTGCATATTCTTTCAAAGAAGTTATCGTTCATAACGATCACGTTAAAGATGCTATTGCTGGACAAGGCAAGTAA
- the rpmG gene encoding 50S ribosomal protein L33: MAKKGNRVQVILECTEHKTSGMPGMSRYISTKNRKNTTERLELKKFNPVLKKVTVHKEIK; the protein is encoded by the coding sequence ATGGCAAAAAAAGGTAACAGAGTACAAGTTATTCTAGAATGTACAGAGCATAAAACTAGCGGCATGCCTGGTATGTCTAGATATATCTCTACAAAAAACCGTAAAAACACTACTGAGAGATTAGAATTGAAAAAATTCAATCCGGTATTGAAGAAAGTAACTGTACACAAAGAAATTAAGTAA
- the rpmB gene encoding 50S ribosomal protein L28: MSRVCDLTGKKAMSGFNVSHSNVKTKRKFYPNLQLQKFYIPDEDRWITLKVSTSAIKTINKIGITEAINRFVKKGFL, from the coding sequence ATGTCTAGAGTTTGTGATTTAACCGGAAAAAAGGCTATGAGTGGTTTTAATGTTTCTCACTCAAACGTTAAAACTAAACGTAAGTTTTATCCCAACTTACAACTTCAGAAATTTTATATTCCTGATGAAGACCGTTGGATAACACTGAAAGTTTCTACTTCAGCTATCAAAACCATCAATAAAATTGGTATTACTGAAGCTATTAACCGTTTCGTAAAAAAAGGATTTTTGTAA
- the acs gene encoding acetate--CoA ligase, with translation MQIKSLAEYEETYKFSVEHPEEFWAGIAEKFLWKKKWDKVLSWNFTDPQIKWFEGAKLNITENCLDRHLEKSGDKPAIIWESNDPEKPSVTLTYKILHEQVCRFANVLKKNGVKKGDRICIYMPMVPELAIAVLACARIGAVHSVIFGGFSAKSIADRINDSACKLVITADGSFRGSKQIQLKEVIDDALIGCPTVEKVIVLTHTRTPVSMLKGRDLWFEDEIKLVDTICPAEEMDAEDMLFILYTSGSTGKPKGVVHTVGGYMVYAGYTFANAFNYQPDEVFFCTADIGWITGHSYIVYGPLSQGATTLIFEGIPTYPTPSRLWEVVEKHKVNILYTAPTAIRSLMSFGKEPLEGIDMSSLRVLGSVGEPINEEAWHWFDEEVGHKNCPIVDTWWQTETGGLMISPIAFVTPLKPACATLPLPGIQPLLVDENGKEIEGNGVNGNLCIKFPWPGILRTTYGDHERCKQTYFSTYPNLYFTGDGCMRDEDGYYKITGRVDDVINVSGHRIGTAEVENAINMHAGVVESAVVGYPHEVKGQGIYAFVIYPKLHDEPELTKKDILQTVTRVIGAIAKPDKILFVTGLPKTRSGKIMRRILRKIAEGETTNLGDTSTLLDPGVVEEIIASAQQL, from the coding sequence ATGCAAATCAAATCTTTAGCCGAGTACGAGGAAACCTATAAGTTCAGTGTCGAGCATCCAGAAGAATTCTGGGCTGGAATAGCAGAAAAATTTCTATGGAAAAAGAAATGGGATAAAGTCTTATCCTGGAATTTCACTGACCCACAGATCAAATGGTTTGAAGGTGCGAAGTTGAATATTACTGAAAACTGCCTTGACCGTCACCTGGAGAAAAGTGGTGACAAACCTGCGATTATCTGGGAGTCGAACGACCCTGAAAAACCAAGTGTGACGCTGACGTATAAGATTCTTCATGAACAAGTATGCCGGTTTGCTAACGTGCTAAAGAAAAATGGTGTAAAAAAAGGTGACCGTATTTGTATTTATATGCCGATGGTGCCAGAACTTGCTATTGCAGTACTGGCCTGTGCACGTATCGGAGCAGTCCACTCTGTTATATTCGGTGGGTTTTCTGCTAAATCAATAGCTGACAGAATCAATGATTCAGCTTGTAAACTGGTTATTACTGCAGATGGCTCTTTCCGTGGAAGTAAACAAATTCAGCTGAAAGAGGTTATTGATGACGCTTTAATCGGATGTCCGACAGTAGAGAAAGTGATTGTCCTTACCCACACACGTACTCCTGTTTCGATGCTGAAAGGCCGTGATTTATGGTTTGAAGATGAGATTAAATTGGTAGATACTATTTGTCCTGCCGAAGAAATGGACGCAGAAGACATGTTGTTTATCTTATATACTTCAGGGTCTACCGGAAAGCCAAAAGGTGTAGTACATACCGTAGGGGGCTACATGGTTTATGCAGGGTACACTTTTGCCAACGCATTTAATTACCAGCCAGACGAAGTATTTTTCTGTACTGCCGATATCGGCTGGATTACCGGACACTCTTATATTGTTTATGGTCCGCTTTCACAAGGTGCAACGACTTTGATATTTGAAGGGATTCCTACTTATCCTACACCATCAAGATTGTGGGAAGTCGTAGAAAAACATAAAGTTAATATCCTCTATACTGCTCCGACTGCCATCCGTTCATTAATGAGTTTCGGCAAAGAACCTTTAGAAGGAATAGACATGAGCAGCCTGAGGGTTTTGGGCTCAGTAGGAGAGCCTATCAATGAAGAAGCATGGCACTGGTTTGATGAAGAGGTCGGTCATAAAAACTGCCCTATCGTAGATACCTGGTGGCAAACTGAAACTGGTGGATTAATGATTTCTCCAATTGCTTTTGTAACCCCATTAAAGCCGGCTTGTGCAACGCTGCCTTTACCAGGAATTCAGCCCCTGCTGGTTGATGAAAATGGAAAAGAGATTGAAGGGAACGGCGTGAATGGTAATCTTTGTATTAAATTCCCGTGGCCAGGTATATTGCGTACTACTTATGGTGATCATGAAAGATGTAAACAGACTTATTTCTCGACCTATCCGAACCTTTATTTCACAGGTGATGGCTGTATGCGCGATGAAGATGGGTATTATAAAATCACTGGAAGGGTAGATGATGTCATCAATGTTTCAGGACATAGAATTGGTACGGCCGAAGTAGAGAATGCAATCAATATGCATGCTGGTGTAGTTGAAAGTGCTGTTGTCGGGTATCCTCATGAGGTAAAAGGGCAGGGGATATATGCTTTCGTAATCTATCCGAAGCTGCACGATGAACCTGAATTAACCAAGAAAGATATTCTGCAGACAGTAACCCGTGTAATCGGTGCTATTGCGAAACCAGATAAGATTTTATTTGTAACTGGCTTGCCGAAAACACGCTCAGGGAAGATCATGCGTAGAATACTTCGTAAAATTGCTGAAGGGGAAACTACGAATCTTGGGGATACAAGTACATTGTTAGATCCTGGAGTTGTAGAAGAAATCATTGCTTCTGCACAGCAATTGTAA
- a CDS encoding CsbD family protein produces MDSLELKGKWNELKGKVKQAYGDLTEDDLKHEEGKDDELYGKLQQKTGKTRDEVITWLKSL; encoded by the coding sequence ATGGACAGTTTAGAGTTAAAAGGAAAATGGAATGAGTTAAAAGGTAAAGTGAAACAGGCCTACGGAGATCTTACAGAAGACGACTTGAAACATGAAGAAGGTAAAGACGATGAACTTTATGGTAAATTACAGCAGAAAACAGGTAAAACCCGTGATGAAGTAATCACCTGGTTAAAATCTTTATAG
- a CDS encoding SymE family type I addiction module toxin — translation MQVTDTSISSLPWSRSLKIQSIIRINRRSRTIIPEIKLSGHWLSEIGFTPDQRVNITMVNNALVIDLAK, via the coding sequence ATGCAAGTAACAGATACCAGTATAAGCAGCCTGCCATGGAGCAGAAGCTTAAAAATCCAATCCATTATAAGAATTAATCGCCGGAGCCGGACAATAATCCCCGAAATCAAACTTTCAGGCCATTGGCTTAGTGAAATCGGTTTCACTCCAGATCAGAGAGTAAATATTACTATGGTTAATAACGCATTGGTTATCGATCTGGCAAAATAG
- a CDS encoding CsbD family protein, with translation MKGKVKQADGDLTEDDLKHEEGKDDELYGKLQQKTSKIREEVITG, from the coding sequence TTGAAAGGTAAAGTAAAGCAGGCAGATGGAGATCTTACAGAGGATGATTTGAAACACGAAGAAGGTAAAGATGATGAGCTTTACGGTAAATTACAACAGAAAACAAGTAAGATCCGCGAGGAAGTGATCACTGGTTGA
- a CDS encoding MauE/DoxX family redox-associated membrane protein, with the protein MKSNYIQTAVVILLCILFIYAGIFKAMDYQLFLSDLSKSPLLVKYDKTLLAPMVLGTEFLIVVLLSFTLTRKAGLFLSFFVMLLFTLYLSTLYFLYTNIPCSCGGILGKMSYPTHIIFNAVFTVMSAAAILVGVKKPVILK; encoded by the coding sequence ATGAAAAGTAATTATATCCAAACTGCCGTAGTTATACTTTTATGTATACTTTTTATTTATGCAGGGATTTTCAAGGCTATGGATTATCAGTTATTTCTTTCAGACCTCAGCAAATCACCTTTACTGGTAAAATACGATAAAACCTTATTGGCGCCTATGGTACTCGGCACTGAATTCCTGATCGTAGTTTTACTGAGCTTTACTTTAACAAGGAAAGCCGGACTATTTCTTTCTTTTTTTGTCATGCTCTTATTTACATTATATTTAAGTACACTTTACTTTCTTTATACAAATATCCCTTGTTCATGCGGAGGTATACTAGGTAAAATGTCCTATCCAACACATATTATTTTTAATGCTGTATTTACAGTAATGTCAGCTGCCGCCATACTGGTGGGTGTTAAAAAGCCAGTTATTCTAAAATAA